The genomic stretch TCTGGCGATACAGCACATACACAAGGCGGCAACATGATGGCAAGCGGAATGCTAATCACAATGGCCACCAGGTGAACGTACCAAAGACTCGTCGCACCTACTGCAAGGGCAAGGACTGCAAGAAGCACACCCAGCACAAGGTCACCCAATACAAGGCAGGAAAGGTATGTTGATACTGGAGCTTCTCGCAGTCATATGCAGAAACTTACACATCCTTCAGGCTTCTCTTTTCGCCCAGGGAAAGCGCCGTTACGATCGCAAGCAGTCCGGTTACGGTGGTCAGACCAAGCCCGTGTTCCACAAGAAGGCCAAGACAACCAAGAAGGTCGTGCTCCGGTTAGAATGCACACAGTGCAAGACCAAGGCACAGCTCGCGCTCAAGCGCTGCAAGCACTTCGAGCTGGGGTATGTTGGGATCGAAGGCGAGGTAGATGTAAGGACCATGGCTAACATCAACGCAGTGGTGACAAGAAGACCAAGGGTGCTGCGCTCGTCTTCTAGACGTGCTTTGCGTTCATGTCTTTCTTACGGCGTACGGAATGAGGGTCGAGTGGCTAGGCTTGTAGAGCCGGTTCGAGAACGAGAGGCTTGCATCCTGCATAAATTCACGACGTTTCGTTCGACATCCGACCCTTTGTCGAGTGACCTCATATGCTCGGCTCCTTTCATAGAACTCTGCTGTTTCGCTCCGGGATCATTCACTGCCATGAATGGAGGCACTTCACATTCTCGCTTCCATCTGCCAACGTCCTACTCGATCTATCTTCTCGCCACCATCCATACACGCCTGTCGAAAGATACACGCCTCGCCGGCCCTCTCATAGTACTCAATCTTCGGCTCCCCATCCCACGTCGGTTGTGACTTGGTCCACATATTCGCGTAAGCCGAATTGGTCATCTGTACCTCCTCGATCCACTCCTTGTCCCTTGTCCAAACTTCAATCTGACTGGTCTTTATTGTAGAAgaggtcgaagacgaggcaTTCGGGCTCTTTGCTGCACGCTGCCCACACGGGTCGGTGGCGGCTTTGAAAGTCTTCGGTTCGTCGGTCCTGACTTTGATCTGTGGGGTGGGTGATTGGTGAGCATCATTTTTTGATGTAGTAATGCTGGAGAGACGAGACTTAAGGTCACGAAGACGGTGAGCTGGGCCAAGGTACTTGAAGTGTATTTGAGCAGACAGAACGTTGCTATTGTGATATATCGTAAGATGTTGGACTGAAGAAGAGCTGTCTTTGAATGAACCTAGTCCATGTTGACTACTGACTCTAGGTCCAAAGACATCCACAAAACGGAACAGTCAGTTAGCGAGTACTGTGAAAGCATTTCTCGTCCCACTGCAATGCTAAGACATCCTCCTGTTCACATTGCCTCGAATTCAACGTTTCCATCACTCCGCTGTGTATACTAATCATGTCTCGAGATCGCCTATTGTGGACTAAGTGGCACTCTCTCGTCCACTGGCTGCACCGGCTCTCGCATGCTCCCCAGCATCGCTCTCCGAATCACTCAAATTCCTCTCTTCCAACATGATGCCACTGCTCCCACGACTGCCGGGTCTCTCCTCACTCTGCCGCCTCTCGCCCTTGACAAGTGGCCGGAGACCCGATCCACCTATCGACGCAACAGCACTAGGTTCCGCCTCTGCAACGGAAATCGGCGTGGAAGTGTTGACCAGCTCATGAACAGCGTGCAACGAGCTCTGAGCAGTCGTGGCAATGCTAGGATTCATGCTCGCGCCCATCTCCGCAAGGTCGAGCCCGTCATCTGCGTCGCCGCTGTGCATATCTAGATGGTTGCTGATCTGCCCGAGCCATCGCATAAGCAGCTTTCGTTTGATCGCTGTCCAGGTATTGATCGAGGTGTCGCCGCTGATTTGCTCGTCTGGCGTGAGCGCTGCGTAGCGATGCAGACCTGCAGTTTCTGTCTCTGTTGGTGTGAACCATCGCTTGATGAGACGCCACTTGAGGCGATGTGATCGTTTGATCGGTTCGATGTTCGGTGCGGCGCCAGACCTAGTCCAAAGCCCGGGATACTCCTCCTCGAGGTGGCTGTAAAGCGACTCATATTTGCCGCGGTCAGATTGAGCTTGATGAGTACGTTGGGCGCTGTGCTTGACAAAGTACCAGAGACAAATGACTGCACGAATGTGTCAGCGTCGAGCGGACTCTTGAACGACTCGTGCGAGAGTGCTTACCAAGAACCATCAGCACACCTGCTGCGACAAAGTACCAACCCAGCCCAGGTAAAGTCTCCTCGCCGAATAGAGAAACATTCATTCCGAAGAAGCCAACGATAAATGTCAATGGCAGGAAAATGAACGTGATCCAGCTCAATCTCCACATTGACAGTCCAAGCTGCAAAGACTGCTTCGCATCTCGAATGTTGACCGACTTGTACAGCAAATCGCTCAGACTGTTGGTTGGCGCAATGAGATCGTCCGATAGGGCCCGTACCATGCGCTCATAGTCTCCGGGCGTATTGGCTAGCCAGTCAATCTCAAAAGCAAAGTCATCGTGATCCTTGGCAGCAAGCTCTCGCATATGCACTTGCATCTCATTGATCAGATCGCAGTGAATCCACATCACCTTCTCAGCTTTCAGCCAGTTCGCTTGGTTGAGCCAGAGTTCTGGTGCGCGGGACTCATCGGCTGGATTCTCATAGATTTTGTCCTCGAGAATAGAGACGTGATCAGTCGCGACGACAAGGTAGTGGTTCCAGACGACCCCTAGGCCATTGAATATATCGCGTAGTATCAGATCTGTGCATTGCGCTGCAAGACGGGAGTCATTCAGTACGTCCTCCTTCCGCAGATAGAACGATAGACGACGCCAACGCTTCTCATAATCATTGCGTGGTTGCGAAAGGCAATCGTTGAGATTCGACGAGGCGGAGatctcgaagacgatgacagTGTTGCTATTGTCAAGAGTGTCCAGATCAACGACCCCATCGTTCTTTCCAGAGACGTGACCCGTGATCCCAGCGTCAGGCTTTGCGTATGGGTTCTTCACAGCAACATCTGGCGATGCATGGGATGCTTCTCCCAGATCCCTCTGCACATAGACCGACACCCGCTGAATGGAGATGTCGTACCCATGAGGAGATTTTGCATCATCGTACGCATTGAGATGCATCAATCTGGCTGGAGTGGGCTTGCTAGAGGCACCTGTATGCTCAGAGGAGTCTTTTCGTCGGCGAGGCGGCTCTGTGGGAAACGCCTTGAGATAGTCAAATCCGAATGCCGTTCGAGATATGTTCCGCCATGGATCAGTCTGGCCCCGCCAAGATCGTCCGCTTGGAAATGGCTTCCCTTTACGTTGGCGTGGTTTCTCATAACGTGCCCACTTGCTGAAGCTTTGCATGCCGACCACTTCGCTGGGATGGTCGATATTGAATTTGGCGAGTAGGAATGCCACTGCCCAAGGTGCATTTTGAACATGCACCACTCGAAGCGCAGCGCCATGGACTCGTGTGCTGTCTGCATAGAATTGTCGCAGGCCTTCGATCGACTGAAACTCTTGTGCTGCTACAGACACTTGACGTCGGTCGGTGTCTTGCGCATGCTCGTTGGAGATGTAGTCAATGATCAGCACTCGTCCATCTTTGAAAGAATGTCGATCCCATTTGATCTTCCACTCCACCTCGGTGTCGTGATTGCGCAGCCAGGCGTCGTGGCGGGCATGATGACGAGCGAGTCGCTCCGTTTCCACTCGTGGCAATTGCTGTCGATCGCTCCCCTTGGAACGGACGTTCGAATTTGATGTTCCATTCTGCTTCGTGCTCGCTTTGCTAGACGTTCTGGAGACCGAGATGCTCGGTAGacgccctcctccacctgGAGCCTGCGCTTGCGCCATGCTCGAAATCCTGGGCTTCACATATGTACTGATGCAAACCAGACGCAGAACGAGAATTCCTGCACGGACGGTGACTGCGAATTCATATTGCAGCCTGAATGTGGATTCACCGGTCTTTTGAAGGAATTGAGGCGCAGGGTTCTGGCAATGTGGATGCGAATCCTCGCTTAGCGCTGTGGCTTCGAGATGCATGAAGCATCATCATGCATGCACAAGGATTCTCGGGGTGCGTTCGAAGGTCTCAGCCGCATTGTCTAGATGGACGATCTGTTGCACAAATCGCATAACTCATGTAGCTTGTATTCTGTTGTTCTGCCCTCATGGCTCGTCTGCATACGCTGGCGGATGATCGTCTTCACTGATGGGCTCTTCTGCATGTTCGAGGCTCTGTCTTTCCTGCTCCATGCGCACACTCAGCAACGCACTACCAGCTGCGGTAGTgagaagcagcagcatcgCCAGAACTGGAATAAGCTGTAAAATCATGTGTACTGTCCCAAACCACATGTATTCAAATCTCTTTCTTTTCGTGGTCGTGAAAGCCTTCCTCTGTTTCTTCGTAAATTGCCGAAGTTGGAAGTACCGCCAGTTCATAAGTGGTCCAGCCCGGTACCCTGTGAGTAGAAGAAAGAGAGGCACGCCGGCGAACGGAACGAAGTTGAGAGGTAGGAGTATGATCAGCTCCACGATCTGGCGAAAGGAGAAGGGTGCGAATTTGGCGCCCGAGTCTCGTGGCCCCAATCGTTTGTATGGATCGCTCTCTTCGATGTTGTCCGACACCTCACGTCTGCTCTTCACCAAGTGTTCGTAGCCCTCGCCCACCAAGACCGCATCGAAAATGTCGACCTGTGTATCGTCCACAAACAGGGCTTCAAAGAGCAATTGTATTATGAGCGCGCCGACCGCGAGGAGGAAAAAGGTCGCGTTGACCCATGCTGAGCCTTTGTAATGGAAGAGAGCGAGAAAGGCCACGATCGGTAGATACGCcgtgaggaagaggatgatcaAGATGCAAGTCGAAAGCAAGGTCAATGGTACCAGTCGGCTTCGCAAGAGAGGATGTAGATAGCGGTGCGTCGCAAAGTACCATATTCCTTTGATCGGATATAACCATGCCGTCGTCACGTTCGAGCGGACGAATCGCTGAATCGGCGCCGTTCGTGTCGCAAGGTCTCGTGCCATGGCGGATGAAGTCGAGGGTGGCGGAGAAAGTTGTCCTGGGCTATGCGACTGTCATGGAGATTTGATTGAGGCGTGCAATGAAGATGGCATGGAGATTAAAGTCGAGGTAGTTCTTCTAAAGATAATGGTTGCCTGCCGGCGCCCGCCTGCCGTTCCGCATGTGAAGATCCAGGAAGCTCAAAGCATGACGTCGGCCGATCGACTTCACTTGGTCAAAGTTTCCGCTACAACCACATCACATGGCATCAATACCAAATCTCAACACCTTGCGCACAGGTCGGCGAGGCTCACGATTACGAGGTCGCTCTGGACCTGGAAACGATCCGACTGACGAAGATGTCGAAAAAGCACGCGACAAAATCATTCAGCAGACCGACAACGATGCAACGAGCAGTCGAATGAGCGCCGTTTCTCTTGGCTATCTGGAAGATCGGTATGCAAGAACATTCTTCCCGCAAGGTCAGGAGATACCCAAACGATATCCCATCATCAATCGTGGCACCTATGTCCGGACTCAAGCAATCGACAGGCTCGTCCAACGCTTCCTCGACTCAAACCCTGCACAGCGCAAACAGATCATCTCGCTAGGTGCCGGCTCCGATACACGATTCTTTCGACTCTGTGCCGGAAAGTACAATGTCGTTTATCATGAAGTCGACTTCGAATCGAACGTCATTCCCAAGCGCACCTCGATCCGCGGCTCTGCGGACATCCTCTCGATGACCGTTGCAAGAGACAACAGTTCCTCATACCACCTCCATGCGCTGGATCTTCGCAACTTGACCGAGAAGTCTCCACCCATCATCCCAGATCTAGAGGCACAAACCGCGACGCTCATTCTCAGCGAATGCTGTCTGTGCTACCTCCCGCCGGATCTAGCCACGAGCGTTCTGCAATACTTCACCATGAATCTCCATGGTAGTCGTGCAATCGTTCTCTACGAACCCATCCGGCCGTTCGACCCTTTTGGCAAGACTATGGTGTCCAATTTGAGCTCGCGAGGCATTGAGCTACGAACGCTGAAACGGTACTGCTCGTTAGAGGCGCAAAGACAACGCTTGCGATTGGCTGGATTTGATGATGGCCAGGGTGCGAGGGATGTGCATCAGCTGTGGAGTAGTGATGAATGGGTCAGCAAATCTGAGCGCGAGAGGATTGATAAGCTGGAGTGGTTGGATGAAGTGGAAGAGTGGAAGCTACTAGCGAGCCACTACTGCGTGGCATGGGCATGGCGAGGCGAAGACTTCAAGGATGCTTGGCGTGAGATCGAAGGCGGACGTACAGACGAAGAGAACAAAGACGATGGAGTGTGAGCTCAACAAACA from Zymoseptoria tritici IPO323 chromosome 6, whole genome shotgun sequence encodes the following:
- a CDS encoding 60S ribosomal protein L42, giving the protein MVNVPKTRRTYCKGKDCKKHTQHKVTQYKAGKASLFAQGKRRYDRKQSGYGGQTKPVFHKKAKTTKKVVLRLECTQCKTKAQLALKRCKHFELGGDKKTKGAALVF